The sequence below is a genomic window from Opitutales bacterium.
GCCGCTGTTATTTTAGATCCGACGACACGCGATCTCGTTTTCACAGATGTAAAGGATCTAGCTAAGGCTCTTAAAGACGATCCATGTTTGGCAAAAGAGTTAGCTATACAGTTGTATGGTGATGCGAGAGAAACAGTTACCGACCCTGATAAATTAGCTATTGCTAATGCATCTTCAGGAGGAGCAATTGCTGCGGTAACAGGCACGGGAGCAGCGAATCTTCTAAAGAAGCTTCTCGATAAGGTCTCAAAGAGCAAAATTCCGGATAATCTGGGACCCTTAAATAGGGCGGATATTCAAGGCATACGTGCCGTTGATGATCTCGTTGTCACAAACAAGCTAGCGATTCCTCAAGGTCTTAGCGCGCGACAATTTGATCGAATCTCATCACAAATAAGATCGAAAGCCGATGAGCTGGGCTTAGGCAGTGATATATTCGTTCAGGGAAGTCGGGCTGGAGGAACTGTTCGGGCTACTTCTGATATCGATATAGCGATTAGAGTTTCGCCTGAACAATTTAATGCGTTCATTAACAATCCTAAGCTATCTAGACTTTCTAATCCAAATGCTGGATCTAATTTGGCAGACACTCGTTTGCATGCGCTCGAAACTGGAAAAATACAATCTGGTGAAGCTCGATTAAGTGGCTTATCTAGGCAGATAGCGAATGATCTAGGGATCGATGTGGATTTATCTATTATTCGAGCTGGAGGCCAGTTTGATAATGGACCGCAGTTACCGTTAAGCTTTGATTTTTAGGAGATTTATTATGTCATTTGATCCTTATTGTCGTCTGTATCTCCAGTCTCCTCTTGAAAAAGCCGAACTTTTAAAGCAATGCGCTCATTCTGTTGGAGGAACTGTTAGTGGTTCTGTATTGGAGAATGAGCTGCTTGTATTTGATCTTAAAAGTAATGATGATTTTGACGAAGATCGCTTCACCGCTGAGAACAGATTCGTTTTCGCGAAATATACCGCGGAGATTGAAGGTATAGATTTTGAAGTTAGTGAGGACGATTTTATCGATACATTATGCAAGTTGATTGTCGCTTTGAGAGCTTCAGGAATTTTAGTTTCTGCCTCCTGTGATTTTGAAGAAACTGTAGTTGAGAAAACCGGTTGGAACTGGACAGAATCTTCGCCTCATCATCCATGAGTCCATATCGAGGAGCACAAAGGGCTCAGTCTAAGAAAATTCAAATCTTGTAAAAAAACCAACCAACTGAGCCAACCTGCAAACAACCCGATCCACGCCCACGGAACCAATCTGACGTCCCCGGCGAGCACAGTCATCGCCAGCTAGGCTTTCAGCCATATCTGTCACCGCCTCTGC
It includes:
- a CDS encoding nucleotidyltransferase domain-containing protein, with protein sequence MPFAQLVLLKAAVDAAVEDEKRRREKVAAAAQNRAWRIFLAEAKSRHENWLRRQETHRGKCDFSSKTAEGFGYGPFGEPLASVGPEATTFRFTFSTKYQDPETGYHYYGYRYYDADKGRWLSRDPIEEQGGVNLFGFVGNDGVNRWDYLGLQEPRNRSNFNATLTPRELAGALFSGGGTGLYNIAMGFRGFAETIGETAAVILDPTTRDLVFTDVKDLAKALKDDPCLAKELAIQLYGDARETVTDPDKLAIANASSGGAIAAVTGTGAANLLKKLLDKVSKSKIPDNLGPLNRADIQGIRAVDDLVVTNKLAIPQGLSARQFDRISSQIRSKADELGLGSDIFVQGSRAGGTVRATSDIDIAIRVSPEQFNAFINNPKLSRLSNPNAGSNLADTRLHALETGKIQSGEARLSGLSRQIANDLGIDVDLSIIRAGGQFDNGPQLPLSFDF